In Streptomyces qaidamensis, one DNA window encodes the following:
- a CDS encoding Zn-dependent alcohol dehydrogenase: MAVRAAVLPAIGSPLEITGIDLPDPGPGQVRVRLAAAGVCHSDLSLSDGTMRVPVPAVLGHEGAGTVVSVGEGVDHVSPGDGVVLNWAPSCGACHACSLGEVWLCANALSGAADVYARTTDGTDLHPGLNVAAFAEETVVYASCVLPVPDGVPLTDAALLGCAVLTGYGAVHHSARVRRGETVAVFGVGGVGLAALQAARIAGASKIVAVDVSAEKEELAKAAGATDYVVASDTTAREIRGLTGKQGVDVAVECAGRAVTIRTAWDSTRRGGRTTVVGIGGKDQQVTFNALEIFHWGRTLSGCVYGNSDPARDLPVLAEHIRAGRLDLSALVTEHISLDGIPAAFENMLAGKGGRALVVF, from the coding sequence ATGGCTGTCCGCGCCGCCGTCCTGCCCGCCATCGGCTCCCCGCTGGAGATCACCGGCATCGACCTGCCCGACCCCGGGCCCGGCCAGGTCCGCGTCCGGCTCGCCGCCGCCGGGGTCTGCCACTCCGACCTGTCCCTGTCCGACGGCACCATGCGCGTGCCCGTCCCGGCCGTCCTCGGGCACGAGGGTGCCGGCACGGTCGTCTCCGTCGGGGAGGGCGTCGACCATGTCTCACCCGGCGACGGCGTCGTCCTCAACTGGGCCCCCTCCTGCGGCGCCTGCCACGCCTGCTCGCTCGGCGAGGTGTGGCTGTGCGCCAACGCCCTCAGCGGCGCCGCCGACGTCTACGCCCGCACCACGGACGGCACCGACCTCCACCCCGGCCTGAACGTCGCCGCGTTCGCCGAGGAGACGGTCGTCTACGCCTCCTGCGTGCTGCCCGTCCCCGACGGCGTCCCGCTCACCGACGCGGCCCTGCTCGGCTGCGCCGTCCTCACCGGCTACGGCGCCGTCCACCACTCGGCCCGGGTCCGGCGGGGTGAGACCGTCGCGGTGTTCGGCGTCGGGGGAGTGGGCCTCGCCGCCCTCCAGGCCGCCCGGATCGCGGGTGCCTCGAAGATCGTCGCGGTGGACGTGTCCGCCGAGAAGGAGGAACTGGCCAAGGCGGCCGGCGCCACCGACTACGTCGTCGCCTCCGACACCACCGCCCGCGAGATCCGCGGCCTCACCGGCAAGCAGGGCGTCGACGTCGCCGTGGAGTGCGCCGGCCGCGCGGTCACCATCCGCACGGCCTGGGACTCCACCCGCCGCGGCGGCCGCACCACGGTCGTCGGCATCGGCGGCAAGGACCAGCAGGTCACCTTCAACGCCCTGGAGATCTTCCACTGGGGCCGCACCCTCTCCGGCTGCGTCTACGGCAACTCCGACCCGGCCCGGGACCTCCCCGTCCTGGCCGAACACATCCGGGCGGGCCGCCTCGACCTGAGCGCGCTGGTGACGGAACACATCTCCCTGGACGGCATTCCGGCGGCCTTCGAGAACATGCTGGCGGGCAAGGGCGGCCGGGCCCTGGTCGTCTTCTAG
- a CDS encoding aldehyde dehydrogenase family protein, with protein MKAYDGMYIEGAWRPAAGQDVIEVVNPVDEQVIGTVPAGTAEDVDAAVRAARAALPDWAATPPAERAARLAALRDVLVTRADEIAETVTAELGSPLKFSQAVHAGVPIAVAGSYAELAAAYAFEEKTGNSVVHHEPIGVVAAITPWNYPLHQIVAKVAPALAAGCTVVVKPAEDTPLVARLFADAVHEAGLPAGVFNLVTGLGPVAGQALAEHPGVDLVSFTGSTAVGRQIAAVAAGQVKKVALELGGKSANVILPSADLAKAVNVGVANVMSNSGQTCSAWTRMLVHRDRYDEAVELAAAAAAKYGDRIGPVVNAKQQDRVRGYIEKGVAEGARLVAGGPEAPREQGYFVSPTVFADVTEDMTIAQEEIFGPVLSILKYEDEDDALRIANGTVYGLAGAVWAGDEAEAVAFARRMETGQVDINGGRFNPLAPFGGYKQSGVGRELGVHGLAEYLQTKSLQF; from the coding sequence ATGAAGGCATACGACGGCATGTACATCGAGGGTGCCTGGCGCCCCGCCGCCGGCCAGGACGTGATCGAGGTCGTGAACCCGGTCGACGAGCAGGTCATCGGCACGGTCCCGGCCGGTACCGCCGAGGACGTCGACGCCGCCGTACGGGCCGCCCGCGCCGCCCTGCCGGACTGGGCCGCGACCCCGCCCGCCGAGCGCGCGGCGCGTCTGGCCGCCCTGCGGGACGTGCTCGTGACCCGAGCCGACGAGATCGCCGAGACCGTCACGGCCGAGCTCGGCTCGCCGCTGAAGTTCTCGCAGGCCGTCCACGCGGGCGTGCCGATCGCGGTGGCGGGCTCGTACGCCGAACTGGCGGCCGCGTACGCCTTCGAGGAGAAGACCGGCAACTCGGTCGTGCACCACGAACCGATCGGTGTCGTGGCCGCGATCACGCCCTGGAACTACCCGCTGCACCAGATCGTCGCCAAGGTCGCCCCGGCCCTCGCGGCCGGCTGCACGGTCGTGGTGAAGCCCGCCGAGGACACCCCGCTGGTCGCCCGGCTGTTCGCCGACGCGGTGCACGAGGCCGGGCTCCCGGCGGGCGTCTTCAACCTGGTCACCGGCCTCGGCCCGGTCGCGGGACAGGCCCTCGCCGAGCACCCCGGCGTCGACCTGGTCTCCTTCACCGGCTCCACCGCCGTGGGCCGGCAGATCGCCGCGGTCGCCGCCGGGCAGGTCAAGAAGGTCGCCCTCGAACTGGGCGGCAAGTCCGCCAACGTCATCCTCCCGAGCGCCGACCTGGCCAAGGCGGTCAACGTCGGGGTCGCCAACGTCATGTCCAACTCCGGGCAGACCTGCAGCGCCTGGACCCGGATGCTCGTCCACCGCGACCGGTACGACGAAGCCGTCGAACTCGCCGCTGCCGCCGCCGCCAAGTACGGCGACCGCATCGGCCCGGTCGTCAACGCCAAGCAGCAGGACCGGGTGCGCGGCTACATCGAGAAGGGCGTCGCCGAGGGCGCCCGCCTGGTCGCCGGCGGTCCCGAAGCCCCCCGCGAACAGGGCTACTTCGTCAGCCCGACCGTCTTCGCCGACGTCACCGAGGACATGACCATCGCGCAGGAGGAAATCTTCGGCCCGGTCCTGTCGATCCTGAAGTACGAGGACGAGGACGACGCCCTGCGCATCGCCAACGGCACGGTGTACGGCCTGGCCGGCGCCGTCTGGGCCGGCGACGAGGCCGAGGCGGTGGCGTTCGCGCGCCGGATGGAGACCGGCCAGGTCGACATCAACGGCGGTCGCTTCAACCCCCTCGCGCCTTTCGGCGGCTACAAGCAGTCGGGTGTGGGCCGCGAACTCGGCGTGCACGGACTGGCCGAGTACCTCCAGACCAAGTCCCTCCAGTTCTAG
- a CDS encoding ABC transporter ATP-binding protein: MTRAISLHDVSKAYPRGPRVVDRLSLDISPGEFLVLLGPSGCGKSTVLRMIAGLEEIDEGQLLLDGEYANDLPPSGRDMAMVFQNFALYPNMTSRANIGFPLRIEAPGTDPRPRVDATARMLGIEDLLDRLPGQLSGGERQRVAMGRAIARHPSAFLMDEPLSNLDAKLRTHLRAEISRLTRELGVTTIYVTHDQAEAMSLGDRVAVLRGGVLQQVDSPRAVYALPRNVFVAAFIGTPRINLVRGLVRAPLDGAMTISLGKQFLRLPEPLSLDHQLLRVQQGREVIVGLRSEAVRIAKHSAARPGEVPITGLVEHVEFQGHEILVHFSTGSSPAVVPDLEAPRPRPGRPARRRRRDGSVLTRLRERSGAGRAGPVIALDHPEAAAPATADARLPGDLIVRTTPDLALRHGMQVPLLVDLAHLFVFDQHGDRICPHPDRLPDLGE, translated from the coding sequence ATGACACGCGCCATCTCCCTGCACGACGTGAGCAAGGCCTATCCGCGCGGCCCCCGCGTGGTGGACCGGCTGTCGCTGGACATCTCGCCCGGCGAGTTCCTCGTGCTGCTCGGGCCGTCCGGCTGCGGCAAATCGACCGTGCTCAGGATGATCGCGGGGCTGGAGGAGATCGACGAGGGCCAGCTGCTGCTCGACGGCGAGTACGCCAACGACCTGCCGCCCTCCGGCCGGGACATGGCGATGGTCTTCCAGAACTTCGCCCTCTACCCGAACATGACGAGCCGCGCCAACATCGGCTTCCCGCTGCGCATCGAGGCCCCGGGCACCGACCCCCGCCCCCGCGTCGACGCCACCGCCCGCATGCTCGGCATCGAGGACCTCCTGGACCGCCTGCCCGGCCAGCTCTCCGGCGGCGAACGCCAGCGCGTGGCCATGGGCCGGGCCATCGCCCGCCATCCTTCCGCCTTCCTGATGGACGAGCCCCTGTCCAACCTCGACGCCAAACTCCGCACCCATCTGCGGGCCGAGATCTCCCGGCTCACCCGGGAACTGGGCGTCACCACGATCTACGTCACCCACGACCAGGCCGAGGCCATGTCGCTCGGCGACCGGGTCGCGGTGCTGCGCGGCGGCGTCCTCCAGCAGGTCGACAGCCCCCGCGCGGTCTACGCGCTGCCCCGCAACGTCTTCGTCGCGGCCTTCATCGGCACCCCGCGCATCAATTTGGTGCGCGGCCTGGTGCGGGCTCCGCTCGACGGGGCGATGACCATCAGCCTGGGCAAGCAGTTCCTCCGCCTGCCCGAACCGCTCTCCCTGGACCACCAGTTGCTGCGGGTCCAGCAGGGTCGTGAGGTCATCGTGGGTCTGCGCTCGGAGGCCGTCCGGATCGCGAAGCACAGCGCGGCCCGCCCCGGCGAGGTGCCGATCACCGGCCTGGTCGAGCACGTGGAGTTCCAGGGGCACGAGATCCTGGTCCACTTCAGCACCGGCTCCAGCCCCGCCGTCGTCCCCGACCTGGAAGCCCCACGCCCCCGGCCCGGCCGCCCCGCCCGGCGCCGCCGCCGCGACGGCTCGGTCCTCACGAGGCTCCGGGAGCGGTCAGGGGCAGGGCGGGCCGGACCCGTGATCGCCCTGGACCACCCGGAGGCCGCCGCCCCCGCGACCGCCGACGCGCGCCTGCCCGGCGATCTCATCGTCCGTACCACCCCGGACCTGGCCCTCCGGCACGGCATGCAGGTACCGCTCCTCGTGGACCTCGCCCACCTCTTCGTCTTCGACCAGCACGGCGACCGGATCTGTCCGCACCCGGACCGCCTGCCCGACCTGGGGGAGTGA
- a CDS encoding class F sortase: protein MVAVAMLLVAGVCWDRGEEPGSTVTALPPDLTTAAHPAGSGTGTAALPPSPGPRATASPGASGARTGTAARTAASTAPSPRTGPPRTAASAATPRAPGPATDAPPAPRPVPNGARTQGPRVAPHPPIPSSPPPGARKGNPAAPHSRPAVATPRPAPPRPAARVPAPAARKPHSPPGPRPLPRSRATRLLIPYLRVDAPVMGLGLDRDRRLTAPPDDDPRLVGWYQHGASPGEQGTAVAVGHLDTDSGPAVFAGLTELKRGRIVKARRVDGRIAVYTVDKIKSYEKAHFPSQEVYGARGRPELRLITCGGSYDRRKGYSGNVVVFAHLTGIR, encoded by the coding sequence GTGGTAGCCGTCGCCATGCTGCTCGTGGCCGGGGTCTGCTGGGACCGGGGCGAAGAGCCCGGCTCGACGGTCACGGCCCTCCCGCCGGACCTCACGACGGCCGCCCACCCGGCCGGCTCCGGCACGGGCACCGCTGCCCTGCCCCCATCTCCAGGTCCCCGTGCGACCGCCTCGCCGGGAGCCTCCGGCGCCCGCACCGGCACCGCTGCCCGCACGGCCGCCTCCACCGCCCCCAGCCCGCGCACCGGCCCACCCCGGACGGCCGCCTCCGCGGCCACCCCCCGCGCCCCGGGGCCCGCCACCGACGCCCCCCCCGCCCCCCGCCCCGTCCCCAACGGCGCCCGCACCCAAGGCCCTCGCGTAGCCCCCCATCCCCCCATCCCCAGTTCCCCCCCCCCCGGGGCCCGCAAGGGCAACCCCGCCGCGCCGCACAGCCGTCCCGCGGTCGCCACCCCGCGCCCCGCTCCTCCCAGGCCCGCCGCCCGGGTCCCCGCCCCGGCCGCCCGGAAGCCCCACTCCCCGCCCGGCCCCCGTCCCCTGCCCCGCTCCCGGGCCACCCGGCTCCTCATCCCCTACCTCCGCGTCGATGCCCCGGTCATGGGCCTCGGCCTCGACCGCGACCGCCGCCTCACCGCGCCGCCGGACGACGACCCCAGGCTCGTCGGCTGGTACCAGCACGGCGCCTCACCCGGCGAGCAGGGCACCGCCGTGGCCGTAGGGCACCTGGACACGGACAGCGGGCCCGCCGTCTTCGCGGGGCTGACCGAGCTGAAACGGGGCCGGATCGTCAAGGCCCGCCGCGTCGACGGGCGGATCGCCGTCTACACGGTCGACAAGATCAAGTCGTACGAGAAGGCGCACTTCCCCAGCCAGGAGGTGTACGGCGCCCGGGGCCGCCCCGAGCTGCGTCTGATCACCTGCGGCGGCAGCTACGACCGCAGGAAGGGCTACTCCGGCAACGTGGTCGTCTTCGCCCACCTCACCGGCATCCGCTGA
- a CDS encoding MFS transporter, with protein sequence MRPGGNRGWLLRLVIAFGFAQGAVSMARPAVSYRALALGADERAIGVIAGVYALLPLFAAVPLGRRTDHGRCAPLLPVGVVLISGGCALSGVAGSLGTMALWSGVMGLGHLCFVIGSQSLVARQSAPHEQDRNFGHFTIGAALGQLVGPIAAGVLIGGEDLAGSSALALIVAGATAAVAFTSLWRIEDRRTASTSRADKGDRVPVRGILRTRGVPAGIFTSLAVLSATDILTAYLPVVGEHRGIAPSVIGILLSLRAAATIACRLVLTPLLRLLGRTLLLTVTCLLAALLCAGIALPLPVWALGLLLVALGFCLGVGQPLSMTTVVQAAPDDARSTALALRLTGNRLGQVAAPAAAGLIAGVAGVAAPFVMLGVLLLLSSGVAVRSRGEPGESEPVQEADGEVRGARRGFRCRVPLRRKSDI encoded by the coding sequence GTGAGGCCCGGTGGGAACCGCGGCTGGCTGCTCCGCCTCGTCATCGCCTTCGGCTTCGCGCAGGGGGCGGTGTCGATGGCCCGGCCCGCCGTCTCCTACCGGGCCCTCGCGCTGGGTGCGGACGAGCGCGCGATCGGCGTGATCGCCGGTGTGTACGCCCTGCTGCCCCTCTTCGCCGCCGTCCCCCTCGGCCGCCGCACCGACCACGGCCGCTGCGCGCCCCTGCTGCCGGTCGGCGTGGTCCTCATATCAGGTGGCTGCGCCCTCAGCGGGGTCGCCGGTTCCCTGGGGACGATGGCCCTGTGGAGCGGGGTGATGGGCCTCGGGCACCTGTGCTTCGTCATCGGCTCCCAGTCCCTCGTCGCCCGCCAGTCCGCGCCGCACGAACAGGACCGCAACTTCGGTCACTTCACCATCGGCGCCGCCCTCGGGCAGCTCGTCGGCCCCATCGCCGCGGGCGTGCTGATCGGCGGCGAGGACCTGGCCGGCAGCAGCGCGCTCGCCCTGATCGTGGCGGGTGCCACGGCGGCGGTGGCGTTCACCTCGCTGTGGCGCATCGAGGATCGCCGCACGGCGTCCACGTCCCGCGCGGACAAGGGCGACCGGGTCCCGGTCCGGGGCATCCTGCGCACCCGGGGAGTGCCGGCGGGCATCTTCACCAGCCTCGCCGTGCTGTCCGCGACGGACATCCTGACCGCCTACCTCCCGGTGGTCGGCGAGCACCGGGGCATCGCGCCGTCCGTGATCGGCATCCTGCTGAGTCTGCGCGCGGCGGCCACGATCGCCTGCCGCCTGGTGCTGACCCCCCTGCTGCGGCTGCTCGGGCGGACCCTGCTGCTGACGGTCACCTGTCTGCTGGCGGCCCTGCTGTGCGCGGGCATCGCCCTGCCGCTGCCGGTGTGGGCGCTCGGGCTGCTGCTGGTCGCGCTGGGCTTCTGCCTCGGGGTCGGCCAGCCGCTGTCCATGACGACGGTCGTCCAAGCCGCCCCCGACGACGCCCGTTCCACGGCCCTGGCCCTGCGCCTCACCGGCAACCGGCTCGGCCAGGTCGCCGCGCCCGCCGCGGCGGGGCTGATCGCCGGGGTCGCGGGTGTGGCGGCGCCGTTCGTGATGCTGGGAGTGCTGTTGCTGCTGTCGTCGGGGGTCGCCGTACGGTCGCGGGGGGAGCCGGGGGAGTCGGAGCCGGTGCAGGAGGCTGATGGTGAGGTCCGCGGTGCGCGGAGGGGCTTCCGGTGCCGGGTGCCGCTGCGCCGGAAGAGCGATATCTGA
- a CDS encoding CitMHS family transporter, whose translation MLTILGFAMIATFLVLIMMKKMSPIAALVLIPALFCVFVGKGAELGDYVLDGVTDLAPTAAMLMFAIVYFGVMIDVGLFDPIVRGILKFCKADPMRIVVGTALLAAIVSLDGDGSTTFMITVSAMYPLYKRLKMSLVVMTGVAAMANGVMNTLPWGGPTARAATALKLDASDIFVPMIPALLVGLAFVFVLSYVLGVRERRRLGVLTLDEVLEEEKETETVLVGSGGSGDGKVSMRKGGTGGAGSGTDAPESATGSAGSADSGDGDGFQGLDPNRPTLRPKLYWFNALLTVGLLTAMIMEWLPIPVLFLIGAALVLSVNFPHIPDQRARLAAHADNVLNVSGMVFAAAVFTGVLQGTGMVDHMAKWMVDVIPASMGPHMALVTGILSLPLTYFMSNDGFYFGVLPVLAEAGAAHGVTPLEMARASLVGQPLHMSSPLVPAVYVLVGMAKVEFGDHTRFVVKWAALTCLVILGAGMLFGII comes from the coding sequence ATGCTGACCATCCTCGGCTTCGCCATGATCGCGACCTTCCTGGTCCTGATCATGATGAAGAAGATGTCGCCGATCGCGGCGCTCGTGCTGATTCCCGCGCTGTTCTGCGTGTTCGTCGGCAAGGGCGCCGAGCTCGGCGACTACGTCCTCGACGGCGTGACCGACCTCGCCCCCACCGCGGCGATGCTCATGTTCGCGATCGTCTACTTCGGCGTGATGATCGATGTCGGTCTCTTCGACCCGATCGTCCGCGGCATTCTCAAATTCTGCAAAGCCGACCCGATGCGGATCGTCGTGGGCACCGCCCTGCTCGCCGCGATCGTGTCGCTGGACGGCGACGGCTCGACCACCTTCATGATCACCGTCTCGGCGATGTACCCGCTGTACAAGCGCCTGAAGATGAGCCTGGTCGTGATGACCGGTGTCGCCGCCATGGCCAACGGCGTGATGAACACCCTGCCGTGGGGCGGCCCGACCGCCCGCGCCGCGACCGCGCTGAAGCTCGACGCGAGTGACATCTTCGTCCCGATGATCCCGGCGCTCCTGGTCGGCCTGGCCTTCGTCTTCGTCCTCTCCTACGTGCTCGGCGTGCGCGAGCGCCGGCGGCTGGGTGTGCTGACCCTGGACGAGGTGCTGGAGGAGGAGAAGGAGACCGAGACGGTCCTCGTCGGGTCCGGCGGCTCCGGCGACGGCAAGGTCTCGATGCGCAAGGGCGGCACGGGCGGCGCCGGCTCCGGCACGGACGCTCCCGAGAGCGCCACGGGCTCCGCCGGCTCCGCGGACTCCGGGGACGGCGACGGCTTCCAGGGCCTCGACCCGAACCGGCCCACCCTGCGTCCCAAGCTCTACTGGTTCAACGCGCTGCTCACGGTCGGCCTGCTCACCGCCATGATCATGGAGTGGCTGCCGATCCCGGTGCTGTTCCTGATCGGTGCCGCGCTCGTCCTCTCCGTGAACTTCCCGCACATCCCCGACCAGAGGGCCCGTCTGGCCGCCCACGCCGACAACGTCCTGAACGTCTCCGGCATGGTCTTCGCCGCCGCCGTCTTCACCGGCGTCCTCCAGGGCACCGGCATGGTCGACCACATGGCCAAGTGGATGGTGGACGTCATCCCCGCCAGCATGGGCCCGCACATGGCCCTCGTCACCGGCATCCTGAGCCTGCCGCTCACCTACTTCATGTCGAACGACGGCTTCTACTTCGGTGTCCTGCCCGTCCTCGCCGAGGCGGGAGCCGCCCACGGGGTCACCCCGCTGGAGATGGCCCGCGCCTCCCTGGTCGGCCAGCCGCTGCACATGTCCAGCCCGCTCGTCCCGGCGGTCTACGTCCTGGTCGGCATGGCCAAGGTGGAGTTCGGCGACCACACCAGGTTCGTCGTGAAGTGGGCCGCCCTCACCTGCCTGGTCATCCTCGGCGCAGGCATGCTGTTCGGGATCATCTGA
- a CDS encoding molybdopterin oxidoreductase family protein, translating into MSRTALRICPLCEATCGLTLTIEGTRVTHARGDRDDVFSQGFICPKGASFGAVDSDPDRLRTPLVRRDGELREATWEEAFDAVAAGIRPVLERHGPNSVGVVLGNPNVHTMAGALYPPVLLAGLGTRSVFTASTVDQMPKHVSSGLLFGDANAIPVPDLDRTGHLLLIGANPLESNGSLCTAPDFPGKLKALKARGGTLVVIDPRRTRTAKLADRHIAVRPGTDALLLAAMAQVLFEERLVEPAPHVQGVEELSDAIREFTPEAVAEACDVEADAIRALARDLAAAPAAAVYGRIGSCTVPHGTLASWLVDVLNILTGNLDRPGGALFPQAATDKTPRPAGPGRGFALGRWHSRVSRHPEAKGELPLSALAEEIDTATEEGEPVRALIAVAANPVLSAPDGDRLDKALASLDFMVSVDPYLNETSRHADVVLPPPPPSQSPHHDFAFNTLAVRNQVRYTRPAVPLEPGRMAETEILARLILAVTGMHGTDPAAVDRMVIDQTLGKAVTEPHSPVHGGDPRELAARLSGDTGPERRLDMMLRLGPYGDGFGVRPDGLSLDKLLAHPHGIDLGPLEPRLPQPLKTRSGRVELLPGPIADDLPRLRAALAERPEGLVLVGRRHLRSNNSWMHNVPALTGGSNRCTLHIHPEDAERLGIEDGAAVRVKGAGGEVTAPAEVTDAIRRGVVSLPHGWGHNRPGTRLSHASTDPGVNVNQLLDGRLLDPLSGNAVLNGVPVEVAPETDPEASAVTEKLTALT; encoded by the coding sequence GTGTCCCGCACCGCCCTGCGTATCTGTCCCCTGTGCGAGGCCACCTGCGGCCTGACGCTCACCATCGAGGGGACGCGCGTCACCCACGCCCGAGGTGACCGCGACGACGTGTTCAGCCAGGGATTCATCTGCCCCAAGGGCGCCTCCTTCGGAGCAGTCGACTCCGACCCCGACCGGCTGCGCACGCCGCTCGTACGGAGGGACGGCGAGCTGCGCGAGGCCACCTGGGAGGAGGCCTTCGACGCGGTCGCCGCCGGCATCCGGCCCGTCCTGGAACGCCATGGCCCGAACTCCGTCGGAGTCGTCCTCGGCAACCCCAACGTGCACACCATGGCCGGTGCCCTCTACCCGCCCGTCCTGCTCGCCGGGCTCGGCACCCGCAGCGTCTTCACCGCGTCCACGGTCGACCAGATGCCCAAGCACGTCTCCAGCGGCCTGCTCTTCGGCGACGCGAACGCCATCCCCGTGCCCGACCTCGACCGCACCGGACATCTGCTCCTGATCGGCGCCAACCCGCTGGAGTCCAACGGCAGTCTGTGCACCGCCCCCGACTTCCCGGGCAAGCTGAAGGCGCTCAAGGCCCGGGGCGGCACCCTCGTCGTGATCGACCCGCGGCGCACCCGCACCGCGAAGCTCGCCGACCGGCACATCGCCGTCCGCCCCGGCACCGACGCGCTGCTGCTGGCCGCGATGGCACAGGTGCTCTTCGAGGAGAGGCTCGTCGAGCCGGCCCCGCACGTCCAGGGCGTCGAGGAACTGTCCGACGCCATCCGGGAGTTCACCCCCGAAGCCGTCGCCGAGGCCTGCGACGTCGAGGCCGACGCGATCCGCGCCCTCGCCCGCGACCTGGCCGCCGCCCCGGCCGCCGCCGTGTACGGCCGCATCGGCAGCTGCACCGTCCCGCACGGCACCCTGGCCAGCTGGCTCGTCGACGTCCTCAACATCCTCACCGGCAACCTCGACCGGCCCGGCGGCGCGCTTTTCCCGCAGGCGGCCACCGACAAGACCCCGCGCCCCGCCGGACCGGGCCGCGGCTTCGCCCTCGGGCGCTGGCACTCCCGGGTGAGCCGGCACCCCGAGGCGAAGGGCGAACTGCCCCTGTCGGCCCTCGCCGAGGAGATCGACACCGCCACCGAGGAAGGGGAACCGGTGCGCGCGCTGATCGCCGTCGCCGCCAACCCCGTGCTGTCCGCGCCCGACGGCGACCGGCTCGACAAGGCCCTCGCCTCGCTCGACTTCATGGTCAGCGTCGACCCGTACCTCAACGAGACCTCGCGCCACGCCGACGTCGTCCTGCCCCCGCCCCCGCCCTCCCAGAGCCCGCACCACGACTTCGCCTTCAACACCCTCGCCGTACGCAACCAGGTCCGCTACACCCGCCCGGCCGTCCCGCTGGAGCCGGGCCGCATGGCGGAGACGGAGATCCTGGCGCGGCTGATCCTGGCGGTCACGGGCATGCACGGAACGGACCCGGCAGCCGTCGACCGGATGGTCATCGACCAGACCCTCGGCAAGGCGGTCACCGAGCCGCACTCGCCGGTCCACGGCGGTGATCCGCGCGAGCTCGCCGCCCGGCTCAGCGGCGACACCGGCCCCGAGCGACGGCTCGACATGATGCTGCGCCTCGGCCCCTACGGCGACGGCTTCGGCGTGCGGCCGGACGGCCTCAGCCTGGACAAGCTGCTCGCACACCCCCACGGCATCGACCTCGGGCCGCTGGAGCCCCGCCTGCCGCAGCCCCTGAAGACCCGCAGTGGCCGGGTGGAGCTGCTGCCCGGCCCGATCGCGGACGACCTGCCCCGCCTGCGCGCGGCCCTGGCCGAACGCCCCGAAGGGCTCGTCCTGGTCGGCCGCCGCCATCTGCGCTCCAACAACAGCTGGATGCACAACGTGCCCGCCCTCACCGGGGGCTCCAACCGCTGCACCCTGCACATCCACCCCGAGGACGCCGAACGGCTGGGCATCGAGGACGGGGCCGCCGTGCGCGTCAAGGGCGCCGGGGGAGAGGTCACCGCACCCGCGGAGGTCACCGACGCGATCCGCCGGGGCGTGGTGAGCCTGCCGCACGGCTGGGGCCACAACCGTCCCGGCACCCGCCTCAGCCACGCGTCCACGGACCCCGGCGTCAACGTCAACCAGCTCCTCGACGGCCGTCTGCTCGACCCGCTGTCGGGCAACGCGGTCCTCAACGGAGTGCCGGTCGAGGTCGCCCCCGAGACGGACCCGGAAGCGTCCGCCGTGACCGAAAAGCTCACCGCTCTGACCTGA
- a CDS encoding TetR/AcrR family transcriptional regulator, producing the protein MKPVPHATSLRRAPVQRRSAERLTRILDACADLLDEVGYDALSTRAVAQRAAVPIGSVYRFFGNKRQMADALAQRNLERYSERVTQRLRQAGEDGGWRTAMDAVLDEYLEMKRTAPGFSLVDFGNQIPVGARHTEPNHRVADRLTELLSGYLDREPDEDLRRVFLVAVETADTLVHLAFRVAPEGDERVIAEAREMLRAYLARALD; encoded by the coding sequence ATGAAGCCCGTGCCCCACGCGACATCGCTCCGTCGTGCGCCCGTGCAGCGGCGCAGCGCCGAACGCCTGACCAGGATCCTCGACGCGTGCGCCGACCTCCTCGACGAGGTCGGTTACGACGCCCTGAGTACCCGTGCCGTCGCCCAGCGGGCCGCGGTCCCGATCGGCTCGGTCTACCGCTTCTTCGGCAACAAACGCCAGATGGCCGACGCGCTGGCGCAGCGCAACCTGGAGCGGTACTCCGAGCGCGTCACCCAGCGCCTGCGGCAGGCCGGCGAGGACGGGGGCTGGCGCACGGCCATGGACGCCGTGCTCGACGAGTACCTGGAGATGAAGCGCACCGCGCCCGGCTTCTCGCTCGTCGACTTCGGCAACCAGATCCCGGTCGGTGCCCGCCACACCGAACCCAACCACCGCGTCGCCGACCGCCTCACCGAACTCCTCTCCGGCTACCTCGACCGCGAACCGGACGAGGATCTGCGCCGGGTCTTCCTCGTCGCCGTCGAGACCGCCGACACCCTCGTGCACCTGGCGTTCCGGGTCGCACCGGAGGGGGACGAGCGGGTCATCGCGGAGGCCAGGGAGATGCTGCGCGCCTATCTGGCCCGCGCCCTCGACTGA